The Rhodococcus sp. B50 DNA window CGCCCGCAGGTGTGGGACGTCCTCGAAGAGGTCATCAACGAGCATCCGGTTCTGCTGAACCGTGCTCCCACCCTGCACCGCCTCGGTATCCAGGCGTTCGAGCCGCAGCTCGTCGAGGGCAAGGCCATCCAGCTGCACCCCCTCGTGTGTGAGGCCTTCAACGCCGACTTCGACGGCGACCAGATGGCCGTGCACCTCCCGCTGTCCGCGGAGGCGCAGGCCGAGGCCCGCATCCTGATGCTGTCGTCGAACAACATCCTGTCGCCGGCATCGGGCCGCCCGCTCGCCATGCCGCGTCTGGACATGGTGACGGGTCTGTTCCACCTGACCCGTCTGGTCGAGGACGCCCCCGGCGCCTACACGGCCGCGACCGCCGACGAGCCCGAGCAGGGCGTCTACTCGTCGCCGGCCGAGGCCCAGATGGCCGTCGACCGCGGCGTGCTGTCGGTCCAGGCTCCGATCAAGGTGCGTCTGACCCAGCTGCGTCCGCCGCGCGACGTCGAGAACGAGTTGTTCCCGGAGGGCTGGAAGTACGGTGAGCCGTGGACCGCGCAGACCACCCTCGGTCGCGTGCTGTTCAACGAGCTGCTGCCGACGAACTACGCGTTCGTCAACGACATCATGCCGAAGAAGCGCCAGGCCGCGATCATCAACGACCTGGCCGAGCGGTACCCGATGATCGTCGTCGCGCAGACCGTCGACAAGCTCAAGGACGCCGGCTTCTACTGGGCCACGCGTTCGGGGGTCACCATCTCGATGGCGGACGTGCTCGTTCCGCCGGAGAAGAAGGACATCCTCGAGCGGTACGAGACCCAGGCCGACGCCATCCAGCGGCAGTACGACCGAGGCAAGCTCTCGGAGGACGAGCGTCGCGACTCGCTCGTCAAGCTGTGGCAGGAAGCGACCGAAGAGGTCGGTCAGGTCATGGAGGCGCACTACCCGGACGACAACCCGATCCCCACGATCGTCAAGTCCGGTGCTGCGGGCAACATGACCCAGATCCGCTCGCTGGCAGGCATGAAGGGTCTGGTGACGAACCCGAAGGGCGAGTTCATCCCGCGCCCGATCAAGTCCTCCTTCCGTGAGGGCCTGACCGTCGCCGAGTACTTCATCAACACGCACGGCGCGCGTAAGGGTCTGGCCGATACCGCTCTGCGTACCGCCGACTCGGGTTACCTGACCCGTCGTCTGGTGGACGTCTCGCAGGACGTCATCGTCCGCGAGGTCGACTGCGGCACGCCGCGCGGCATCGAGATGACCATCGCCGAGCTCGCCCGCGACGCGACCGGTCAGCCGACCGGCGGGCTCGTGCGCGACGCTCACATCGAGACCAGCACCTACGCCCGTACGCTGGCGACGGACGCGGTCGACGCGAACGGCAACGTCGTCGTCGAGCGTGGTTCCGACCTCGGCGACCCGGCGATCGAGGCGCTGCTCGAGGCCGGTATCCAGAAGGTCAAGGTCCGCTCGGTCCTGACCTGCGACACCGGCACCGGCGTGTGCGCGACCTGCTACGGCCGTTCGATGGCGACGGGCAAGCTCGTCGACATCGGTGAGGCCGTCGGTATCGTCGCCGCCCAGTCGATCGGTGAGCCCGGTACGCAGCTGACGATGCGTACCTTCCACCAGGGTGGCGTCGGTGAGGACATCACCGGTGGTCTGCCGCGTGTCCAGGAGCTGTTCGAGGCCCGCGTCCCCAAGGGCAAGGCTCCGATCGCCGACGTCTCCGGCCGCATCCGCCTCGAGGACGACGATCGCTTCTACAAGATCACGATCGTTCCCGACGACGGCGGCGAGGAGGTCGTGTACGACAAGCTGTCCAAGCGTCAGCGTCTGCACGTCATCCGCAAGGCCGACGGCACCGAGGGTGTTCTCTCGGACGGCGACCACGTGGAGGTCGGTCAGCAGCTGCTCGAGGGCTCTGCCGATCCGCACGAGGTGCTGCGCGTGATGGGCCCGCGTCAGGTTCAGGTCCACCTGGTCCACGAGGTCCAGGAGGTCTACCGGAGCCAGGGCGTGTCGATCCACGACAAGCACATCGAGGTCATCGTGCGCCAGATGCTGCGTCGCGTGACGATCATCGATTCGGGCTCGACGGAGTTCCTGCCCGGTTCGCTCGTCGAGCGCAGCGAGTTCGAGGCCGCGAACCGTCGTGTGGTCCAGGAGGGTGGCGAGCCGGCTGCCGGCCGTCCGGTCCTCATGGGCATCACGAAGGCGTCGCTGGCCACCGACTCGTGGCTGTCTGCCGCGTCCTTCCAGGAGACCACTCGTGTGCTGACCGACGCGGCGATCAACTGCCGCTCGGACAAGCTGATCGGTCTCAAGGAGAACGTGATCATCGGCAAGCTGATCCCCGCCGGTACCGGTATCAACAAGTACCGGAACATCGAGGTTCAGCCGACCGAGGAGGCCCGCGCGGCCGCGTACGCCATCCCGGCGTACGACGACCAGTACTACTCGCCGGACGGCTTCGGCCAGAACACCGGCGCTGCAGTGCCGTTGGACGACTACGGTTACTCCAACGACTACCGGTAGTTCGCTGCCGTAGTAGACGACGAAGGTCCCGCCCTCTTCTCTTCGGGGGCGGGACCTTCGTCATGTCGGCTTCGGCGCGAGCATCTCGCGGTGGGCCGGGGTGCCGTCGAGGTTGGCGTTGACGCGTTCGGCGATGCGCCATCCCTCCGGGGTACGCACCCAGCGCCAGGTGTTGGCGGACACCCGGGCGACCCGGAAGAGGTCGGTCTCGGCGTCCCATCGGATGTTGAGCGCGTAGCTCCTGCCGGTGGCCTCGTCGCCGTCGATCTCGATGTGGGGAACGGTGAGGACGTGCCCGCACCCGTTCTCGATCAGACTGCCGTGTCCGGGCCCGTGCACCATCTCGGCGATCTCGGCCCGGCCCTTCATCCGGCGTTGCGGGACGGCGTCGAAGCGGCCGTCCTCGGTCCACAATGCGGCGGCAGCGTCGCCGGAACCGCTGTCGACGGCCGGCCCGTACTGTGCGACGAGCTGCATGATCTCGATCCGGTCCTCGAGCCGGCGGACGCGTTCCGTCAGCTGCTCGACGGTCGCAGCGAGTCGTTCGACGTCGTTCACGGCATCTCCTGACGTTCGGAAAAATCATTCTCGTGCAGGAGAATGCCATATCGGGAGGTGTCGTGCCGAGGGCTTCGAGCGGCCCGCGTCAGCGCGGGATGTGGAAGTCCACGAGTTCGGCCGCGCCACGTGACAGGTCGGCCCACGGTCCGCTCACGGTGAGCACCGCGATCGCGGAGGTGGGGAACTTCTCGGTGACCTGATGCGCGGCGTCGGTGCTGTGATCGGTGATGAGCCCGAGGACGGTGGCGGACAGCGTCGGCTCGTGCCCGACGACCAGCAGGGTCTGCACGTCGTCGGGCACGCCCCGGATCTCCGCGACCAGGCCCTCCGGATCGGCGTGATACAAGCTGTCGCGGTACTCCACGGGTGCCTCGACCGCGGCTTCGGTCAGTGTCTTGCGTGTCCGGGTCGCCGTGGAACACAGGACGGCGTCGACCTCGGGCAGGTTCGCCCGGATCCAGCGACCGGCGAGTCCGGCCTCGCGGCGTCCGCGAGGGGAGAGGGGACGCTCGTGATCTTCCACGTCGTCCGGGTACGCGGACTTGCCGTGGCGCAGCAAGATCAGGGTACGGGTCATGGGGTCCACCGTAGAGCGTCCGGATTCCGGGCGATCCACGCGACTGCACGAGTGTGATCTTCGACGGTGAACCACACCGTCAGGCCGTCCTCCCGCAGGCTGGTTCGCAGCGTGAGGGTCTCACCGGCGGCGATGGGGCGCAGGTGCTCGATCACCGCGCGGTACGGCGCTTCCGGGATGTCGGGTCGCAGCGGCAGGACCTCTTCGACGCAGTGCCAGTAGACCGCGTTGTTGACGTGCCCGAACGGATCGAGATCGGTGGCGCGCAAGGGGAAATCACGTTCGTCGTCCACCTCGTCGGGTGCGCGGTCGGGCAACCACGCCTTCCACTTCAGACGTGTGTCCTGCGCGTAGCGGGACATGTGCTCGAACAGGCCGTCGCTGATGCGGGTGGGGGCGCCGGTGGTGGGGCCGATGTCGATCCAGAACGCCGCGGTCTCGATCAGTGGACCGTCGGGTGCGTCGTCGGGATCGTCGAGTCGGACCCGCACGTTCGCCCAGCGTGTCGACAGGGCGTCGCACCAGCGCCGCAGTCGGAGCGTCCGGCCGTACTCGGCGGGGCGGTGTACGTCGACGACCGTGCGCCGGACGATCCACAGGGGATCGGTGTCGGCCGCCCCCACTGCGGCGAGATTGTCTGTGCCGATGTCCTGGAGATAGCGGGCGACGCCGTCGAGTCGTAGGCGTCTGCCGGTGTCGACATCGCCGGTGCGGACGGTGCGCGCGGTCGAGTAGGGGTTCGCCCCGTCGGGTAGTGCCGTCAACGGTCGTGTCAGCGGTCGATCGGTCGTCGGCGTGGACATGTGTTCTGATCCCCCGGGTCGGATGTCGATCGTGCGATTCTCGCAGCATCCGTGCGTGGTCGCAGGTTCTCTTGCGAACCGGGGGAGGCTGCGGCTACAGTCGTATTAACTGTTACGGACCGTTACATGAACTTCGCGGACGCTCCGCCCGGCTGGCGAGGACCCTTCCATGGCCTACGTGATCACCCAGACCTGCTGCAACGACGCGAGCTGCGTCGCGGTCTGCCCCGTGAACTGCATCCATCCCTCGCCGGACGAGCCGGAATTCGCCACCGCCGAGATGCTGCACATCGACCCGAAGACCTGCATCGACTGCGGCGCGTGCGCCGACGCGTGCCCGGTCCAGGCGATCCTGCCCGACGACAAGCTCGGCCCCTCCCAGACGCGGTTCGCCGAGATCAACGCGGCCTGGTACGAGAACCACCCCATGCCGGAGGGATGGCAGCCGCTCGTGCCCACTCCGGCGCCCCCGCGCGACCGCGGCACGTTGCGGGTCGCGATCGTCGGCGCCGGTCCCGCGGCCTGCTACGCCGCCCAGGAACTCCTCGAGCGGTCCGACGTCGAGGTCGAGATGTTCGATCGGCTCCCCACCCCGTTCGGTCTCGTGCGCGCCGGCGTCGCCCCCGACCACCCGGGGACCAAGGCTGTCACGGAATCGTTCGAATGGTCGTTCCGGCGCGAGGAGTTCGCCCTGCACCTCGACACCGAGATCGGTCGCGACATCACCCACGTGGAGCTGCTCGACCACCATCACGCGGTGATCTATGCGACCGGGGCATCGTCCGACCGCCGACTCGGGATCGAGGGCGAGGACCTCCCCGGCAGCCACGCCGCCACCGAGTTCGTCGCGTGGTACAACGGGCACCCCGACCACGCCGGTCGCGCTTTCGACCTCTCCGGCGACCGGGCCGTCATCGTCGGGAACGGCAACGTGGCCCTCGACGTCGCGCGAATCCTCACGATGGATGTCGACGAGCTCGCGCGCACCGACATCGCCGATCACGCGCTGAAGGCGCTGCGGGAAAGCAACATCCGTGAAGTCGTCCTGCTGGGTCGGCGCGGACCGGCCCAGGCCGCGTACAGCAACCCCGAGTTCCTCGCCCTCGGCGATCTCACGGGCGTCGACGTCGTCGTGGACGAAGCGGACCTCGAACTCGATCCGGTGAGTGCCCGGGCCGTGGAGGAGGATCCGGCGACCGCGTTGCGCGTGCGGCTCGCCCGCGAGTACGCCGGACGCCCCGTCCGTCCGGGCCACCGCCGCATCGTCTTCCGGTATCTCGCCGCGCCGAGCGAACTGCTCGGCGACGACCACGTGACCGGCGTGCGGGTCGAACGCACCGAACTCGTCGACGACGGTGGGCGCCTCGCCGCCCGCCCCACCGGCCGCTTCGAGGATCTGCCCGCCACGCTCGTGCTCCGCTCGATCGGCTATCGCGGTGTCCCCGTCCCGGGCGTGCCCTTCGACGATGCCCGCGGCGTCGTCCCCAACACCGGAGGTCGCGTCGACAGCGGCGTCTATGTCACCGGGTGGGCCAAGCGTGGACCGAGCGGCGTCATCGGCACCAACAAGGGGTGCGCGAAGGAGACCGTCGCGGCGCTGCTGGCCGACTTCGACTCCGGGACGCTCGCCGCTCCGCGCGGCGACCGCGGTGCCCTGGACAGGTTGCTCGCACAGCGCCGACCCGATCGCGTCGACCTGAACGGATGGAGGGCCATCGACGCCGCGGAGCGACGGGCCGGGCACGCACAGGGCCGACCACGCGTCAAGATCACCGACCGTGAGGCCCTCGTCGAACTCGGCCGGCGCCGTCGTCGCCTTCCGCTGCTCGCGTCCCTGCGCCGGTAGCGAACGTCGCGGGTGACGCAGGTCGCGGCCTGTGCGGACGTTCGTCGTTAGGCTCGGGAAAACAGTTCTCGACCCGAACGGACATGTGCATGAGCAGCGATTCCCTCGACCGCACGGCGCTGACCCGCCGCACACTCATCGGAGGAGCGGGCGCGGTGGCGGCCGGCGTGGCACTGACCGCCTGCGGATCGTCCGGTGACGCCGGTGAGGATCGACCGGCAGCGCCGGCGCCCACCACGACCGCCCCTCCCGGCCCCGACGCGGAGATCGTCGCCGCCGTCGCGGACGTACCGGTCGGCGGCGGTGTCCTGCTCGAATCGAAGAGACTCGTCGTCACCCAACCCGCGGAGGGCGACTTCCGCGCGTTCATCGCGATCTGCAGCCACCAGGGATGCAATCTCAGCGGCGTCGACGGCGAGCGCATCATCTGCCCGTGCCACGGCAGCCGATACGACCTCGACGGTGTGCCGATCGAGGGACCGGCGAAGCGGCCGCTGAAGTCCCGTCCCGTGGCGGCGCGCGGGTCGGATCTCGTCGTGGGCTGATCGGTCCGGGATAGAGTCCGCTCCGTGGAGATCCGCGGAGGCCGGCGCGCGAAGGCGCTGCATGGTTGGCGCCCGAAGGCGCTGCGCGACGGCACCGACCCCGACCCTCGCTTCACGCTGGCCAACGAACGTACCTTCCTGGCGTGGGTGCGCACGGCGCTGGGCGTCATCGCCGCGGCCGTCGCATTGGAGACCTTCGCGGGCGACATCGTCTCGGAGGGGCTCCGCACGGTGCTGGCGTGCGCACTGCTCGGGTTCGCCGCCGTGCTCATGGTGTTCGCGCTGATCCGCTGGCACCGCGTCGAGCACGCGATGCGCACGGGGCGTGCTCTGCCGGTGCCGTGGGTGGCATATCTGCTGGCGGTGGCCCTCGGGTTCGCCGGTGTCGTGCTCGCCGTCGCGATCGCCTGGTGAGAAGGACCGTGCGGTGAGTCCGGAGGATCTGCGGCACGGCGACGCAGGGCTGCAGCCCGAACGGACGAGCCTGGCGTGGCTGCGTACCGGTTCGGTGCTCGGCGCGGTGGTGCTCGGATTCATGCGATTCGTTCCCGGCCCGGGTGCGGTCGTCGCGACGATCGGCCTGGTCTGCCTCGTGCCCGTACTCGCGGTGCTGCTCGCGTCCAGGACCGGTCACCGTGCGCGCGTGCGCGGGTTGATCGCAGGTCGCGCGCCCTACTTCTGGTGGCGCAATGTCGCAGTCACCGTCACGGTCGTGGTGCTCGCGATCTCGTCGGCGGTGCTGATCCTCCTCGCCCCTTGATCCTCGACGCCCCTGATCCTCAACGTCCACTGAGCGACCACACACCGGCCAGCGCGATCGTCGCGACCCAGAGGGTTGCCGCCGCCGCGAGGGCGATCGGGCGCCACCCCACGCCGCGGAGCACCTCCCGGCGAACCCCGGCGCCCAGGGCGAACATCGCGACCGTCAGCAGAGCACTCTGGACCGTCCGCGCCGCGTCCACGACGACCGGGTCCAGCAGTCCGGTCGAGCGCAGCGCGACGCAGGTGAGGAATCCCAGCAGGAAGATCGGCACGATCGGGGGAGTACGTTCGTCGCGGCGTCCCTCACCGCGGCGGCGGGCGACGACCCCGACGACCGCCACGACCGGAGCCAGCAGTGCCACCCGAGCGAGCTTGACCGTCACCGCCGCGGCGAGCACCCCACCGGCAGTCGCCTCCAGTGCGGTGCCCTCCAGTGCGGTGCCGGTCGCGACCACCTGGGCGACCTCGTGGATTGCCGCGCCCGCCCACAGTCCGGCCGCCTCGGGAGTGAGTCCGAGCATCCCGGCGGCGAGTGGAACGAGCGGGATCATCGCGGTGCCGAACACGACCACCAGCGCGACGGTGGTCACGAGTTCGCGCTTGCGTGAATCGATCACGCCGTCGACGGCAGCCGCGGCCGCAGCACCGCAGATCGAGAAGCCGCACGCGATGAGCAGGCGCTGAGTCCAGCCCACACCGAGCCAGGCGCCGAAGGCGAGCGAGCCACCGATTCCCGCGACGACCACGGCCGCCGCAACGAGTGCCGTGCCCCACCCGAGGCCGACGAGATCGGAGACCGCGAGCTGCAACCCGAGGAGTGCGACCCCCACTCGGAGCAGGTGCTTCGACGCCGCGCCCAGGCCCGGCGCGAGCGCACCGACTACCGGTGCCGGAAGGCCCGCATTCGCCATCACCACGCCCAGGACGATCGCGACGAGCAGTGGACTCGCACCCGGGATCAGGTGTGCTGCCGCGAGAGCGAGGACGGCGCCCGCGGCGGCCACCAGGAGGCCCGGGAGGACGGTCGGCCGGGAGGAGGGCGCGTGGACGGTGAGCATGCCTCGACTCTTCCGCCTGCTGCGGTGTCCGCACCAGTGGTCGATCGAGCATGAGGTCATATCGATCCGATATGAGAAGAAGAAAAGACATATCGTTCGGGCATGACCAACTGGCCGGATCTCGTCGCTCTGGAACTGCTCGTCGGGGTCGACGATCGGGGCGGGCTCGGCGCCGCCGCCCGCGCCGCGGGTCTCGCACAGCCCAACGCCACCCGCATACTGCGGCGGCTCGAGCGGCAACTCGGGGCGGTCCTCGTGCGGCGGGGCCGGACCGGCTCGGTGCTCACCCCCGAGGGCACGGTCGTCGCGCACTGGGCGCGGGCGGTCCTGGCCGATGCGGAACGTCTGCTCGACGCCGCTGCGGCACTGCGCGACGAACGGCAGCCCGAACTGGTCGTGGCGGCATCCATGACGGTCGCCGAATACCTCATCCCACGATGGCTCGGTGCCTTCCGCACGATTCGCGACGACGTCCAGATCCAGTTGCAGGTCCACAACTCGATGCGGGTGTGCGATGTCGTGGCCGAGGGCAGGTGTGACGTCGGTTTCGTCGAAGGACCGACCGTCCCGGACGGACTGCACCGTGTCGCGGTGGCACGCGACCGCCTCGTCGTGGTCGTCCCGTCGGAACATCCCTGGGCGCGGCGCCGGCGCCCGCTCACGGTGTCCGAACTCGCGGCGACACCACTGGTCGTCCGTGAGGAGGGGTCCGGAACGCGCCGCACCCTCGATCTCGCGTTGCAGGAGTACGACCGAGCCGCGCCGCTGCTCGAGCTCGGGAGTGGCGCAGCGGTGCGCACCAGTGTGCTCGGCGGTACCGGCCCTGCCGTGCTCAGCACCCTCGCGGTAGAGGAGTATCTGGACTCCGGTCGCCTGGTCGCGGTCGCGGTGGACGGACTCGACCTGCAGCGGGTGCTGCGCGCGGTCTGGCGGCCGCCGCGCGCCCTGCCCGGTCCGGCGGGGGAATTGGTCCGCATGATCACGCGCCTTCGCTGACCATGCGTACCTGCCGGCCCCAGGTCACGTTCGCGAGTTGCGCAGCGCGCCGATGCCGGCGATCACCACGAGAGCGATGCCCACGAGGGTGAGAGGTTCGACGAGCTGTCCGAGTACCACGACACCCGCCAGCGCCGCGGCGGCGGGTTCGAGTGCAATGAGGATCGCGAACACCTTCTTCGGCAGGTCGCGCAGTGCGCGGATCTCGAGGGTGTACGGGATCGCCGACGACAGCAGCGCCACAGCGAGACCCGCGAGTGCGAGATCGGGGCGGAGAAGTTGCGTGCCGGCCGTCGCCACGCCGAAGGGCAGGACGACGACGGCGGCGATCGCCGTGGCCCCGGCCAGTCCGGCCGATCCGGGCAGGGTCGTCGCCACACGGGAGCCGGCCACGATGTACCAGGCCCAACCGGATGCCGCGACCAGCGCGAAGGCGACCCCGACCGGATCGAGCCCGGTGGACAGCCCGGCGCCGTCACCGACGCCGAGCAGGACCACCCCGGCCAGGGCGAGCACCACCCACAATGCGTCCCGGACGCGTCGGGACAGGAGTGCGGCCAGTCCGAGTGGGCCGAGGAACTCGATGGTGACGGTCGCGGCGAGGGGCAGGCGCGTCAACGCCTCGTAGAACGCCGTGTTCATGAGCGCGAGACTCGCGCCCAGTGTCACCACCGCCCGCCACTGCTCCGGCGTCCACGTCCGTAGCCGCGGGTGGGTGATCACGCAGAGGATGACGGCTGCGAAGAACAGGCGCAGGGTCACGGTGCCGAGGGCGCCTGCCCGATCGAACAGGCTCACGGCGAACGCTGCCCCGAACTGCATCGACAGCACCGCGGTGAGGACCGCGACGACAGGCACGACGGTGTGCGCGCGGTGGTCGTCGGCCATCCCGTCAGTCTGTCCGACGCGTGCGAGGAGCGCGCCGGTCCCAAAAACAATCACGAGTGCTTGATTTTGGAGGAAGGACGTGTGACGCTTGCCTCATGTCCGATCTGCACACGGTGCTCGACGACCTCCGCGCGGAGGGTGACGATCTCGACGCCCTCGTCGCGACTCTGCCCGCGGAGGGCTGGACACTGCCTACGCCCGCGGCCGGGTGGACCATCGCCCACCAGATCGGCCACCTGCTGTGGACCGACCGGGCGGCGCTCACCGCCGTCCGAGACCCGGACGCCTTCGTGACGATGGTCGAAGCGGCGTTCGGCGACCCGTTGGGGTTCGTCGACGTGGGTGCCGAGGAGCAGTCCGGCCGGCCGGCGGCGGAGCTGCTCGCCGACTGGCGCGACACCCGCCGCGAACTCGCGGACGCCCTCGCCGAGGTGCCGCGCGGAACGAAGATCCTGTGGTTCGGCCCCCCGATGTCGCCGGCGTCGATGGCGACGGCGCGACTGATGGAGACCTGGGCGCACGGGGGAGACGTCGCCGACGCCCTCGGTGTCACACGCACTCCCACCGCGCGGCTGAAGAACATCGCGCACCTGGGTGTGCGGACGCGCGACTTCGCGTACGTCATCCGAGACCGGACGCCACCGGCCGAACCGTTCCGCGTGGTGCTCACCGCCCCGGACGGCAACAGCTGGGAATGGGGACCGGACGACGCGACGCAGTCGGTCACCGGCCCGGCCCTCGACTTCTGCCTGCTCGTCACCCAGCGCGTCCACCGGGACGACACCGCTCTCGTCGCCGACGGCCCGGACGCCGAGGAGTGGCTCGGCCTCGCGCAGGCCTTCGCCGGCGCCCCCGGGCCCGGGCGCGCACCCACCTCGTCGACCTCCTGAGGCAGACGCATAAGTCCGAAATATCTTCGGAGACAACGTGATTACGGAGACATCGTGAGCATGTGGACCACCCCCGAGCGACTCGCCCTGCGCGAAACCGTCACCGGTTTCGTGAGGCGCGAGATCCTGCCGCACCTCGACGACTGGGAGCGCGCCGGCGAACTGCCTCGCGGGCTGCACGTCGAGGCTGCGAAGATCGGCCTGCTCGGTGCCGGCTTCCCCGAGGAAGTCGGCGGTTCCGGTGGCGACGGCGCCGACACGTTGACCGTCTGCGAGGCCTTCCACGAAGCGGGTGCGTCGGGCGGTGCGTTCGCGTCGCTGTTCACGTGCGGTATCGCGCTACCGCACCTCATCGCGGCGGGCGACTCCGAGCAGATCGACAGGTGGGTACGGCCCACCCTCGCAGGAGAACTCGTCGGGTCCCTCGCGATCACCGAACCGGGCGGCGGTTCGGACGTCGGCCATCTGACGACCACCGCGGTGCGCGACGGTGATCATTACGTCGTCAACGGGGCCAAGACCTACATCACCTCCGGGTGCCGAGCCGATTTCGTGGTCACCGCGGTCCGTACCGGCGGCCCCGGCGCCGGGGGAGTCTCGCTCCTTGTGATCGAGAAGGACACACCGGGTTTCACCGTCTCGCGCAAGCTCGACAAGATGGGCTGGCGCGCCTCGGACACCGCCGAGTTGTCGTTCGCCGACGTCCGCGTCCCGGCCGCGAACCTGGTGGGCGCGGAGAACACCGGATTCTGGCAGATCGCACAGGGTTTCGTATCGGAACGGATTGCTCTCGCCGCACAGGCCTATTCGGGTGCGCAGCGGAGCCTGGACCTGACGGTCGAGTGGTGCCGCGACCGCGAGACCTTCGGGCGGCCGCTGATCACCCGACAGGCCGTACAGCGCACGCTGTCCGAGATGGCGCGTCGCGTCGACGTCGCGCGCGTCTACACCCGCCACGTCACCGAACGGGCCGTGGCAGGTGAGACCGACCTGATCGCCGAGGTGTGCTTCGCCAAGAACACCGCGGTCGAGGCCGGCGAGTGGGTTGCCCACCAGGCCGTGCAGCTGTTCGGCGGCCTCGGGTACATGGCCGAGTCCGAAGTCGAACGGCAGTACCGCGACATGCGCATCCTCGGCATCGGTGGCGGTACCACCGAGATCCTCACCGAACTCGCCGCCAAGCGGCTGGGTTACGGGGCCTGAACCACCTGTTCCACACGCGCCCGACCACACGGCCGCGTGTCCCGACACGACCGGAAGG harbors:
- a CDS encoding YeiH family protein, whose translation is MLTVHAPSSRPTVLPGLLVAAAGAVLALAAAHLIPGASPLLVAIVLGVVMANAGLPAPVVGALAPGLGAASKHLLRVGVALLGLQLAVSDLVGLGWGTALVAAAVVVAGIGGSLAFGAWLGVGWTQRLLIACGFSICGAAAAAAVDGVIDSRKRELVTTVALVVVFGTAMIPLVPLAAGMLGLTPEAAGLWAGAAIHEVAQVVATGTALEGTALEATAGGVLAAAVTVKLARVALLAPVVAVVGVVARRRGEGRRDERTPPIVPIFLLGFLTCVALRSTGLLDPVVVDAARTVQSALLTVAMFALGAGVRREVLRGVGWRPIALAAAATLWVATIALAGVWSLSGR
- a CDS encoding LysR family transcriptional regulator, coding for MTNWPDLVALELLVGVDDRGGLGAAARAAGLAQPNATRILRRLERQLGAVLVRRGRTGSVLTPEGTVVAHWARAVLADAERLLDAAAALRDERQPELVVAASMTVAEYLIPRWLGAFRTIRDDVQIQLQVHNSMRVCDVVAEGRCDVGFVEGPTVPDGLHRVAVARDRLVVVVPSEHPWARRRRPLTVSELAATPLVVREEGSGTRRTLDLALQEYDRAAPLLELGSGAAVRTSVLGGTGPAVLSTLAVEEYLDSGRLVAVAVDGLDLQRVLRAVWRPPRALPGPAGELVRMITRLR
- a CDS encoding EamA family transporter; the encoded protein is MADDHRAHTVVPVVAVLTAVLSMQFGAAFAVSLFDRAGALGTVTLRLFFAAVILCVITHPRLRTWTPEQWRAVVTLGASLALMNTAFYEALTRLPLAATVTIEFLGPLGLAALLSRRVRDALWVVLALAGVVLLGVGDGAGLSTGLDPVGVAFALVAASGWAWYIVAGSRVATTLPGSAGLAGATAIAAVVVLPFGVATAGTQLLRPDLALAGLAVALLSSAIPYTLEIRALRDLPKKVFAILIALEPAAAALAGVVVLGQLVEPLTLVGIALVVIAGIGALRNSRT
- a CDS encoding TIGR03084 family metal-binding protein — its product is MSDLHTVLDDLRAEGDDLDALVATLPAEGWTLPTPAAGWTIAHQIGHLLWTDRAALTAVRDPDAFVTMVEAAFGDPLGFVDVGAEEQSGRPAAELLADWRDTRRELADALAEVPRGTKILWFGPPMSPASMATARLMETWAHGGDVADALGVTRTPTARLKNIAHLGVRTRDFAYVIRDRTPPAEPFRVVLTAPDGNSWEWGPDDATQSVTGPALDFCLLVTQRVHRDDTALVADGPDAEEWLGLAQAFAGAPGPGRAPTSSTS
- a CDS encoding acyl-CoA dehydrogenase family protein, with product MSMWTTPERLALRETVTGFVRREILPHLDDWERAGELPRGLHVEAAKIGLLGAGFPEEVGGSGGDGADTLTVCEAFHEAGASGGAFASLFTCGIALPHLIAAGDSEQIDRWVRPTLAGELVGSLAITEPGGGSDVGHLTTTAVRDGDHYVVNGAKTYITSGCRADFVVTAVRTGGPGAGGVSLLVIEKDTPGFTVSRKLDKMGWRASDTAELSFADVRVPAANLVGAENTGFWQIAQGFVSERIALAAQAYSGAQRSLDLTVEWCRDRETFGRPLITRQAVQRTLSEMARRVDVARVYTRHVTERAVAGETDLIAEVCFAKNTAVEAGEWVAHQAVQLFGGLGYMAESEVERQYRDMRILGIGGGTTEILTELAAKRLGYGA